The segment GCGGTTTCGTTCGCACTGGCGTGATTTCGTTCGCCACAGGCTGAAGTAGTTTCAGTTCGCCGGTGCGGCGACCGAGCAAAGGGCGCCTGGCCGCGCCCTCTGCACTCCCCGGCCCTGCGCCAGCCTCTTTTTTTGCGCGATAAATCGCGCCGCTTGTATCTTGAAGTTGTAACTGGTTAGCTACCCGTTACACGAAACGGAGGCAGCTTGTCGCGCCGCTTAAGACCCGATCTTGTGCCGTAGCTTAAAGCCCTCCGTTTCTCCTTTCACGCCAGCATCTACTCTGAACGGTAACCAGAAGCTCTGACTTCGTATGTACAAGGCAAGATGGCGTGATGGTTCATGTGAAAGGGAGCTGTCTTATGATTTATCTCGGTATTGATGTCAGTAAAAACAAACTCGACCTCTGCCTGTTGCCCGGCAACGGGNNNNNNNNNNNNNNNNNNNNNNNNNNNNNNNNNNNNNNNNNNNNNNNNNNNNNNNNNNNNNNNNNNNNNNNNNNNNNNNNNNNNNNNNNNNNNNNNNNNNGGGGCGTGCGCGGATGTCAAAAACAGGCCCGGCAGACGTAAGGGCGAAACTGTATATGGCGGCGATCGTAGCGATCAGGTGGAATGCCCCGGCGAAGGCGCTGTACCAGAGGCTAATCGCGAAGGGCAAAGCCAGCAAGGCCGCGCTTGGAGCGGTGATGCGCAAGCTGGTTCATCAGTGCTTCGGGGTGCTGAAAACGCGGATGAAGTGGGATGAAAATTACGCAGCTACCGCTTGACGTTCAAGACGGTAGCTACGGGTAACGTGCTGCCATTTGTAGCGGCGCGATTTATCGCGCAATTAAGAGAGCACCTGGTTTTCAGACGATGGGGCGGGCGGAACCTTCTCAGATCCAGACCACTGCCAGGCGAACCCATCATTTAAAATCCGCATACGGAATCAACGGTTGCGGCGGCATATCCATATCACCGTTCCAGCCCGCCATCGAATAACGCACATACAGCAAGCCGTGGCTTGGGGTGTAATCTTTCGCCTGCTGAATATCCATCGCCACCCCGACAAACCAATGCGGGGTTACGCGCCGCTCCACAATCGCCTGTAGGGTATAACCCACGCCGCTGCCGGAACTGCTGTCTGAGTAGGGATTCGACGCCAGTTCAAACCCCGGATTGACCGGATAACGCTGCTGCGCATCGGTTTTGGAATGCGACCAGGATACCGAGCCGCCGAGATCAAATGACCAGTTCTCGGTACGCTGGCGATATGTCACCGGCACCGAGAACGACAGATATTGCTGCGGGCTGTAGTAGCCACCCTGACCGAAGGTGTAATCGCTTAAATCCTTCTGGTAGTGCCACAGCATACTGTTCAGGCCAACGGTGGCGCGGCGGTTGTCCTCGTTGATCAACTTGTAGTAGTAACCCGCCATCATACGTTCGCGGGTGTTGTCTGCGACATTTTCCCCGGTCAGTTGATGCGCGCTGAGATCTGCCCAGACGCCATGCGCGCCACCCTGGTCATAACTCAACCCGAGCGAACCGCCAGTGGCGACCACGCCGCCCCAGGTTTTGCCGCCGTTGGTGGCGGGATCGCGTGCGCCCGCATAGGCCAGCAGCGAGCTGGAGATCGGGCGACGGGAGGCCGTCAGGGTGACGCCAATATCGTCCACATCGGTTTTCCAGCTCAGACCGCCTACCCAGTTGGTGACTTCAAAGCCGAGCGGCGTGGTACCGATATCGCCGGACCAGCGGTCGTTATGCCAGCCTACGCCAATCGCCGTACCTTCATCGCGCTGGGTGAAATCACGGCTACAGCCGCCGGAATTGGCATCATTACAACTACCGAAGCGATCGTTGTGGCTGTTGTTTTCGGTGGCAAAGGTGCCTGCCGACACCAGCACATGATCGACGCGGACAAAACTACGACCATCGGCCAGCGGCGTTTCCGCCTGCAACATGGTGGTGTGCGCAGTAAAATCTGAGCGGCCACCGGTGCCCTTGTCGCGCGAGTAATCCTGTTCCAGCGTGACGGTGGTGTCCTGCTGGCGATAAAGATCGGCGGCATCGCTGCGAATACCGCGCTTCAGCCAGTCATCCTGTGGTTGATTACGGGTCAGCCGGGTGTAGCTGTCGTTATCCTCTGGCACGGTTGCGCTGATGCCGCTGGCAGCCATCGCCAGCCGGTAATCCTGCTGCGCCTGTGCGGGCTGGCGTAACTGGGTTTCCAGCCGCGCCGCATCGCGATACACCAACGCTTTACTTTGCGAGGGCGCTTCCTGGGCGGCGCGGGTTTTTAACGTGTCAAATAGCCGCTGCGCCCGCAGGTTGTCGCCGCTGTTTTGCCAGGCAAGCGCCACCCGACGCCCGCTGTTGATACTTTCTTCTGCCACGCTATCCGGCAAGCTTTGTAACGCCTGACGCGCTTCCTGTGGGCGTTTCAGCGCAATCAACGCTTCAATACGCCCGAGGGCGGCGTCGTTATTATGCGCATCCTGGTGCAGCACCTGCTGGTAACCCGCCAGCGCTGTGTGCGCATCGCCGCGCTCCAGTGCCCAGTCGGCCAGCGTGATATCACGGCGTGAAGAGGCGGGTTGTTGTTTTAACAACGCGATCGCTGCCGCTTCATTGCCGCCATCGCGTAGCGCATTGGCGCGGGCAAAGACTTTTTGCTGATTCAGCCGATCGGCCAGTTCATGCATGTTGTCATCCCAGCGCGCCTGCGGCAGGCGATTGAGCGCCGCCAGCGCCGCGTTATCCTCATCGCCGGAAGACAGCCACAGCGCCCAGGCATACAACGCACTCGGATCCTGCGGGTGCTGGCGCACCATCGCTTCCATCACCGTGCGCCCCTGCGCGGCTTCGCCACTGTTGCGTAACGCCCCGGCCAGACGGTACGACAGCCAGATATCGTTGGGAGTATCCTGGGCCGCCTGACGATATTTCACCACCGCCTGATGCCACTGCCCCTGTTCCGCTAACGCATCAGCTTCGGCGCGCAGGCTATCGCTACGCAGAGTACGCAGCGTGTCGGCTAATCCGCGTTGCTGGGCGGCGGGCAGGGCGTTGATAAACGCCATCGCCCGCGCCGGGGATTGTTGCTGGTATAAACCCGCCAGGCGGCGCACCGCCGTGGTGTTACCACGATCAATGCGCAGCGCCAGTTGCCAGTAGCGTTCGGCCTGGGCCTCGTTATGGCGCGCCTGCGCCACATCGCCGAGTCCGATCAGCGCCCAACTGTCGCTGTTATCAATCACCTGGGCGTTGCGATACTGACGTTCCGCCCCATTGAGATCGCCTTTTTTCAGCGCGTTATCACCATTGTTGATTGCCAGCCAGTAACGGTTGGTTTGCAGCAACGACTGCCATTTCCCCACCTGGGTGCTGGCCTGACCGTGTTTGATGGCTTTTTCTAACCACATAATGGCCGCAGCACGGTTGTTGGCGCGCGCCTGGGCCTGGCCCATCGCCCCCATCAGTTCGGCATCATCAGGCGTGGCTTTTAGCGCCGCGCTGAGGGAGGCAATCGCCCCTGCGCCGCCTCCGGCATCAACCAGCGCCAGCCCGCGCATGCGCTGCCGCCAGGCTGGATCGGCCAGCAGTTTTTGCTGCCGCGCCAGCTCCTCCTGTCCACGTTGTTGTGCATCGCCAGAGGTAAATACGGTGAGATATTGTTGCAGGCTGGCGACACTCTGGTCGCTGACGGGCTGATTCTGGATCTGCTGTAGCCAGAGTTCTGAAGCGGCATCGCGGCCACCATCGCGCTTGGCGAGGTTGCGCAGTTGCGTTAGCGCTGCGGCTGGCTGATTGTTATCAAAGGCCATGCGCGCCAGTTGTAGCTCCACGCCGATATTACCGGGGTAGCGTTGTTCCAGCGCCTGTAATTGGCGATAGGCCGTCTGCTGCTGACCGGGCAGACGCGCCACCAGTTGCCAGTATTCCAGTTCGGTGTTCACATCCGGGAACACGCCGTGAAACAGCGCGTCCCACGCTTCTTTCGCTTCCGCTATGTGACCCGCGGCCGCCAGCAGTCGGGCTTGTTGCAACTGCTGACGGCCTTCGGCTGACATCAGTTTCATACCGGCTTCGGATTCATGGGCGGCGGCGGATTGCGGTGCCACACGTTTCAGTTCATCCAGTAACGTTTGTGCCTTCGCCAGATCGCCCTGACGCAGCGCCATGCGGATTTGCGCCGCCAGCACCTGCGGGTTGTCAGGATCGATTTTTTCCAGCCGGTAGAGCGATTGCTGCACCAGGTCATACTTGTTGGTCGACTCGCCGGTGCGGATCTGCATCAGTAGCCATTCGACCGGCGAAACCTGTGGACCGGCGGGCGCGGCGACCGCGCCCGCCAGCATCCCCAGCGTGGTGCTGAGCAGCAGCCCGAACCGCAGCGCGCGCGCTTTATTCATCGTCGTATTCTTCTGCCAGACGACGGCGGCTCACCATACGCATCAGACGCCATGCCATCAGGGCAAACAGCAGCACTACCACCACAGCACACAGCGCCAGCCAGACCGGATGCGTTGCCAGCATATTCCACAGACGCTCCCACCACGGCAGATGACCGACGAAATAGGTATCGCCAACCCGCAGGCTGTAGACACCAGACTCGCGAATGATCGAAGCCGAACCGAAAATCGCCGCGCGTTTGCCGCTATCCTGCATCGCGTTGTTGAGCAGATCCCAACCACGCGGGCTGTCGGCCAGCAAGGCGACCACGCTACGTTGATCAAAGAACGGCGACTGGAAGCCGACAATCACGCCCAGCGGGCCGCGTGAACTGATGGTGGTCTGACTTTCGACAGCGCGATCGCTGGCAGAAACCGGGACGTTAGGTGCGGCGATGGGGCGTGCTGGCATGTTGATCCAGCTACGGGCCGCCTCAACCAGCGCATTGATCTTGCGGTCATCCTGGAGATCGGCCGGGATGCTGCCGATCATCAGCAGATCGGCGTCGCTGCTTTTGGCTTTGCTCCAGTCGTCGCTCATTTGCACGCGCAACGCCGGATAGCCAGTTTGCGCACCGATGCTGCCCAGCGCATTCAGCAAGGTGGTCACTTCGTTGCTGCCTGGTTTTGGTTGTACCAGCACCAGCGACTGCGCCATGTCGGCGTAGCGGCTATAAGGGAAACCGGCGTTGGCGTACGCGGCCAGCGATGGCATTTCGATGTAGTGGCGATAGCCGGAGAAATCGATGCTGGAATGATCGTCAATCACCACATGATGGCCGACGGCGGTGACGGTTTCGCAACGGCCATCGGCAGTACCGCCAATAAAGGTGTTGGCGTAATCAAAGTCAAAACGCAGTTGGTTGACCACGCCAAGGCGCAGCGCCGGAATGGTCAGCTGGCGGCTGCTGTCCTGCAAGCCCTGAATCAGCGGGATATGCAGCAGTTGCTTGCCGCCGGTGTCCTTCGGCATCAACGGATAGTCCTGCATAAACTGATTATTCAGGTGTACCGCCAGGCGCGATCCATCCTGCTGCATCGGCGAGGTGTAGCGATAAATCAGGTCCATATCGATGCCGCGAGCACGTACCAGGAACAGATCCGGCGGCAGGTTGAGCGTCAGCGCGATCGGGTTGGGTTGCAGGCCGTCGGATTGCAGTTGGTTTTGGTACTGCGTCAGCTCGGCAAAGGTGGTCCGTCGGTCGGTGCGTACCCAGTTCGGCGCGTCATAGGCTTTACGCGGAGCCAGTAATTTGACGTCATCCACCGTTGAGGTATCACCGCGCAGCAGCAGCTCGCCCTGGGCAATGCCTTCGACGGCGGTCAGCAAATCTTTGTCGTCGCGACCGAGAATCAGCAGCATCTTCTCATACGGATTCTCCGGCTGGCTGACCATCATCACCGTCGGTTTTTGTACAGGCGGCATCTCCTTCAGGAAATCAGGACGCTGATCGTTAGTGGCGAATACCACCGCGTGTTGTTCTTTTGGCAGTTGGTTATACAGCACCGGGAAGGTCTGGCCGCGCCATTGCGCCTTGCTGCCAAAATACGAGGCGAGAATCGCGGCGGCACGTTGTTGTTGCAGGTCAGGTGCGGCGCTGAATACCATCGGCAGTTGCAGCGGTCGGCTGTCGCGGCTGTCGAAGAAAGGCTCCGGGAAGTGCGACAGATCGTTTTTCAGCGGCAGTTTTTGCAGCGTCAGGTCGAGCTTGCTCTCCTTGCCGATATCCAGCCAGATGGTGCTGTTGGCCGGGTTTTCACACACGTTGGCGTAATGGCCGACCAGTTCCAGCCGCACGCGGTTGAAGTCAGTGATAAAGCGCGGATCAATCGCCAGTTGAGTCTGATTCTCTTTGCCGAGCTGATCGGCGGTGATGGTGATCAGGCTGACCAGTTCATCGTTGAGATATACCTTAAGTTGCGACAGCGTCGGGATTAACGCCGGTGACGGACGATAGTTGAGGGTGAGTAGCGCGCGCGTCACCACCTCATCACTGCGCACGCCAAACTCAATCTGACCGGTCGGACCGGTGCCGCGCAACGTCATGCTACCCGGTGGCGGCGCGACCAGGTTGAACAGCAGTTGGCTGTCGCGCAGCGGTGCACCCGGCAGTGTCTGGTCGCTCACCACTGGCAGAGGGCTTTGTGCCGCCGCCTGGGGCGCAATCGGAGCAGCTGGTTGCGGGGCAGCCTGAGCCAGTGTAGCGGTGCTCAGGAGCAGGGCGGTGAACCAACTCAGTTTTTTCGTCATGGTCATATCATCAACTTAATGAGTGTTTTCTATTTTCACGCGGCCAGGTTGTTGTGGCAGCAGTGAGGCCAGCCAGTGCACCAGCGTGGTGAGCAGGCTGAATAAACGACGCAGCGGCGTTGGGCCGTACTCCGCCAGACGCAGGTAACCTTTAAAGCCCAGTACCATAATGTCGGCGAGGCTTTGTACCGGTTTGTCTTCCGGGAAACCGTCCTGCCACAGCGCCCAGGTATCGGCGCGGGCAAAGGTACACTGAATAAATTCAATGTGTTGTTCAGTGGATAGCTGATGCAGGCGGATACCGGCGCGGCGGCCAAAGACGCGTTGTACCTGGCAGGGGAAACTGAACTCCTGCTGACCGCGGCGCAGCAGCAGCCACACCGGTTCATCCTCTTGCAACGCATCTGCTTCGCGCAGCTCAACACCAACGCCACCGTCCGAGTAGTCGCGCAGCGTGCAGGGCACCATATGACCATCTTCGCGTGCAATGGCGGCAGGCATGGCGATCTCGACACGGTGCGCTTCGCGAATCTGCCGGGCCTCTACCGACACCGCCACGGCACCACCGAGGATGACCATGTTGTAGATCACCCAAATCAGACTGACCCAGATGGTCAGGATTTCATTGGATGGGCCGTAAGCCATGCGCCAGAAGGCCATCACAATCCCCGCCAGATTCAGCAGCACCAGGAACATATAGGGTTTGGTGATCACCCAGTCGAGATGGCGTTTCTCGACCAGTCCACCCTTGGCGGTCACGTTGAATTTGCCTTTGTGCGGATTGAACAGCGCTACCGTGGTCGGTCGGGCGATGTACCAGGCCAGCACCGTTTCATACACTTCACTCCAGAAGGAGTGACGCCAGCGGCCCTGAATGCGTGAGTTGGTCAGGCTGGTGTGCAGCATATGGGGCAACACATAAATAGCGATCG is part of the Pantoea phytobeneficialis genome and harbors:
- the bcsC gene encoding cellulose synthase complex outer membrane protein BcsC produces the protein MNKARALRFGLLLSTTLGMLAGAVAAPAGPQVSPVEWLLMQIRTGESTNKYDLVQQSLYRLEKIDPDNPQVLAAQIRMALRQGDLAKAQTLLDELKRVAPQSAAAHESEAGMKLMSAEGRQQLQQARLLAAAGHIAEAKEAWDALFHGVFPDVNTELEYWQLVARLPGQQQTAYRQLQALEQRYPGNIGVELQLARMAFDNNQPAAALTQLRNLAKRDGGRDAASELWLQQIQNQPVSDQSVASLQQYLTVFTSGDAQQRGQEELARQQKLLADPAWRQRMRGLALVDAGGGAGAIASLSAALKATPDDAELMGAMGQAQARANNRAAAIMWLEKAIKHGQASTQVGKWQSLLQTNRYWLAINNGDNALKKGDLNGAERQYRNAQVIDNSDSWALIGLGDVAQARHNEAQAERYWQLALRIDRGNTTAVRRLAGLYQQQSPARAMAFINALPAAQQRGLADTLRTLRSDSLRAEADALAEQGQWHQAVVKYRQAAQDTPNDIWLSYRLAGALRNSGEAAQGRTVMEAMVRQHPQDPSALYAWALWLSSGDEDNAALAALNRLPQARWDDNMHELADRLNQQKVFARANALRDGGNEAAAIALLKQQPASSRRDITLADWALERGDAHTALAGYQQVLHQDAHNNDAALGRIEALIALKRPQEARQALQSLPDSVAEESINSGRRVALAWQNSGDNLRAQRLFDTLKTRAAQEAPSQSKALVYRDAARLETQLRQPAQAQQDYRLAMAASGISATVPEDNDSYTRLTRNQPQDDWLKRGIRSDAADLYRQQDTTVTLEQDYSRDKGTGGRSDFTAHTTMLQAETPLADGRSFVRVDHVLVSAGTFATENNSHNDRFGSCNDANSGGCSRDFTQRDEGTAIGVGWHNDRWSGDIGTTPLGFEVTNWVGGLSWKTDVDDIGVTLTASRRPISSSLLAYAGARDPATNGGKTWGGVVATGGSLGLSYDQGGAHGVWADLSAHQLTGENVADNTRERMMAGYYYKLINEDNRRATVGLNSMLWHYQKDLSDYTFGQGGYYSPQQYLSFSVPVTYRQRTENWSFDLGGSVSWSHSKTDAQQRYPVNPGFELASNPYSDSSSGSGVGYTLQAIVERRVTPHWFVGVAMDIQQAKDYTPSHGLLYVRYSMAGWNGDMDMPPQPLIPYADFK
- a CDS encoding transposase, which gives rise to GRARMSKTGPADVRAKLYMAAIVAIRWNAPAKALYQRLIAKGKASKAALGAVMRKLVHQCFGVLKTRMKWDENYAATA
- the bcsB gene encoding cellulose biosynthesis cyclic di-GMP-binding regulatory protein BcsB, whose translation is MTKKLSWFTALLLSTATLAQAAPQPAAPIAPQAAAQSPLPVVSDQTLPGAPLRDSQLLFNLVAPPPGSMTLRGTGPTGQIEFGVRSDEVVTRALLTLNYRPSPALIPTLSQLKVYLNDELVSLITITADQLGKENQTQLAIDPRFITDFNRVRLELVGHYANVCENPANSTIWLDIGKESKLDLTLQKLPLKNDLSHFPEPFFDSRDSRPLQLPMVFSAAPDLQQQRAAAILASYFGSKAQWRGQTFPVLYNQLPKEQHAVVFATNDQRPDFLKEMPPVQKPTVMMVSQPENPYEKMLLILGRDDKDLLTAVEGIAQGELLLRGDTSTVDDVKLLAPRKAYDAPNWVRTDRRTTFAELTQYQNQLQSDGLQPNPIALTLNLPPDLFLVRARGIDMDLIYRYTSPMQQDGSRLAVHLNNQFMQDYPLMPKDTGGKQLLHIPLIQGLQDSSRQLTIPALRLGVVNQLRFDFDYANTFIGGTADGRCETVTAVGHHVVIDDHSSIDFSGYRHYIEMPSLAAYANAGFPYSRYADMAQSLVLVQPKPGSNEVTTLLNALGSIGAQTGYPALRVQMSDDWSKAKSSDADLLMIGSIPADLQDDRKINALVEAARSWINMPARPIAAPNVPVSASDRAVESQTTISSRGPLGVIVGFQSPFFDQRSVVALLADSPRGWDLLNNAMQDSGKRAAIFGSASIIRESGVYSLRVGDTYFVGHLPWWERLWNMLATHPVWLALCAVVVVLLFALMAWRLMRMVSRRRLAEEYDDE